The Ananas comosus cultivar F153 linkage group 7, ASM154086v1, whole genome shotgun sequence genome has a window encoding:
- the LOC109712514 gene encoding glycine-rich RNA-binding protein GRP1A-like, whose product MAAADVEFRCFVGGLAWATDDRSLEEAFKPYGEILESKIINDRETGRSRGFGFVTFANEQAMRDAIEGMNGKNLDGRSITVNEAQSRGSGGGGGGGGGYNRSGGGGRDRGYGGGGGYDGGSRYSRGGGASDGSWRS is encoded by the exons ATGGCAGCCGCTGACGTCGAGTTCCGCTGCTTTGTTGGTGGCCTCGCTTGGGCCACGGACGACCGCTCCCTCGAGGAAGCGTTCAAACCCTACGGCGAGATCTTAGAGTCTAAG ATCATCAACGATCGGGAGACGGGGAGGTCGAGGGGGTTCGGGTTCGTCACCTTCGCGAACGAGCAGGCGATGAGGGATGCCATCGAGGGGATGAACGGGAAAAACCTCGACGGGAGGAGCATCACCGTCAACGAGGCCCAGTCCCGCggtagcggcggcggcggcggcggcggcggaggttaCAACCGCAGCGGAGGCGGCGGCCGCGATCGTGGctacggaggaggaggaggctacGACGGTGGATCGCGCTACTCCCGTGGGGGCGGGGCTTCGGATGGGAGTTGGAGGAGTTGA